In a single window of the Natator depressus isolate rNatDep1 chromosome 24, rNatDep2.hap1, whole genome shotgun sequence genome:
- the LOC141977545 gene encoding uncharacterized protein LOC141977545 → MQSSSAEVTMMESQNRKRAPAWTEREVRDLIAVWGEESVLSELRSSFRNAKTFVKISQGMKDRGHNRDPKQCRVKLRELRQAYQKTREANGRSGSEPQTCRFYDELHAILGGSATTTPAVLFDSFNGDGGNTEAGFGDEEDDDDDEVVDSSQQASGETGFPDSQELFLTLDLEPVPPEPTQGCLLDPAGGEGTSAACVSMITGSSPSQRLVKIRKKKKRTRDEMFSELMLSSHTDRAQTNAWRQIMSDCRKAQNDQEERWRAEESKWRAEESKWRAEERAEARMWRQRDERRQDSLLRLLEDQTSMLQCMVELQQRQLEHRLPLQPLCNQPPSSPSSIASSPRRPRTRQRTVLSGVRVPDNLATLPGPV, encoded by the exons atgcagagctcatcagcagaggtgaccatgatggagtctcagaatcgcaaaagagctccagcatggaccgaacgggaggtacgggatctgatcgctgtatggggagaggaatccgtgctatcagaactccgttccagttttcgaaatgccaaaacctttgtcaagatctcccagggcatgaaggacagaggccataacagggacccgaagcagtgccgcgtgaaactgagggagctgaggcaagcctaccagaaaaccagagaggcgaacggccgctccgggtcagagccccaaacatgccgcttctatgatgagctgcatgccattttagggggttcagccaccactaccccagccgtgttgtttgactccttcaatggagatggaggcaatacggaagcaggttttggggacgaagaagatgatgatgatgacgaggttgtagatagctcacagcaagcaagcggagaaaccggttttcccgacagccaggaactgtttctcaccctggacctggagccagtaccccctgaacccacccaaggctgcctcctggacccagcaggtggagaagggacctccg ctgcatgtgtttcaatgatcacaggatcttctccttcccagaggctagtgaagattagaaagaaaaaaaaacgcactcgagatgaaatgttctccgagctcatgctgtcctcccacactgacagagcacagacgaatgcgtggaggcaaataatgtcagactgcaggaaagcacaaaatgaccaggaggagaggtggcgggctgaagagagtaagtggcgggctgaagagagtaagtggcgggctgaagagagggctgaagctcgaatgtggcggcagcgtgatgagaggaggcaggattcattgctgaggctgctggaggaccaaaccagtatgctccagtgtatggttgagctgcagcaaaggcagctggagcacagactgccactacagcccctgtgtaaccaaccgccctcctccccaagttccatagcctcctcacccagacgcccaagaacgcg